ACCGTGCCGGTTCGACCCCGGCTCCGGGCACCAAGTAAATCAAGGTTTCACATGAATTAGGTCAGTGTATATCACTGGCCTTTTCTCTTTTCGGTGCCGAATCGGTGCCCGTATATCTCTTCGAGCTTTTCGGCGATCTCATTTTGCATGCTGGGAATTAGGTGAGAGTAAACATCTAAAGTTAAACTTATGGTTTGGTGTCCCAGGCGTTCCTGTACTTTTTTAGGGTTAATATTTTCAGCTAGAAGTAAGGTGGCGTGGAAGTGCCTTAAATCATGAAAGCGCAGGCCCGAAAGGCCAATTTTATCAACCAGAGCTTTAAAGCGATGGCTGACGGTGCCGGGGTCGGCTGGTGTGCCATCGGGTCTTGGGAATACTAGGTCGTGGTCCTGATATAGGTGCCCAAGCTTAAACCGCTCCTCCAGCTGTTTTTTACGATGGTCTTTTAGTAAGTTAGTTAAGAAATGAGGAATAATGATTTGTCGTCGGCTTTTCTTGGATTTTGGTTCGGTAAAAAATTTTCCCTTGTCGGGCAGCCTTTGCAAAGTATTTCGTACATAGAGAAGGTTTTTGTCAAAGTCGAGGTCTTGCCAACGTAAGCCAAGAAGTTCGCCTCTTCTCATACCGGTGAATACTGCTGAGATGATGATTATGTGGTCGGGGTGGTCTTTGGATGCCTGGATCATCCGGTCGATATTTGATAGGTCTGGCAGCTCGATTTCTTTTTGTTTGTTCTTAGGCGCCTGTACCGCATCTGCTGGGTTCCGGTTGAGCAGTTGCCATTGGACTGCGTGGGAGAGTGCTTCTTTTAATACCCGGTGATGGTATTGAACGGTTCTATTCGATAAGGTTTGCAGTTTTTGGGAGTAGTACCGTTGCAGATGCATGGGCTGAAGCTTTTCGATAATAATGGACCCGATGGATGGTATGATGTGCTTTTCGACTATTTTGCTGTAAGAGTAGTAGGTGGTAGGTGCCAGATTTGGTTTGCCGTAGTCTTCTAGCCAGCGTAGCATATAATCACCCAAACAGGTTTTAGATGGTTCGATATACTGGCCTGTCTCATATTCGGCTATGAGGCGGGCCATTTCCTT
This genomic interval from Desulforamulus reducens MI-1 contains the following:
- a CDS encoding tyrosine-type recombinase/integrase gives rise to the protein MPGHLEKRHKSSWTIIIDLGKDPITNKRKRMVRGFKGTKKEAEKEMARLIAEYETGQYIEPSKTCLGDYMLRWLEDYGKPNLAPTTYYSYSKIVEKHIIPSIGSIIIEKLQPMHLQRYYSQKLQTLSNRTVQYHHRVLKEALSHAVQWQLLNRNPADAVQAPKNKQKEIELPDLSNIDRMIQASKDHPDHIIIISAVFTGMRRGELLGLRWQDLDFDKNLLYVRNTLQRLPDKGKFFTEPKSKKSRRQIIIPHFLTNLLKDHRKKQLEERFKLGHLYQDHDLVFPRPDGTPADPGTVSHRFKALVDKIGLSGLRFHDLRHFHATLLLAENINPKKVQERLGHQTISLTLDVYSHLIPSMQNEIAEKLEEIYGHRFGTEKRKGQ